Proteins from a single region of Symphalangus syndactylus isolate Jambi chromosome 12, NHGRI_mSymSyn1-v2.1_pri, whole genome shotgun sequence:
- the PTCH2 gene encoding protein patched homolog 2 isoform X1, protein MTRSPPLRELPPSYTPPARTAASQILAGSLKAPLWLRAYFQGLLFSLGCGIQRHCGKVLFLGLLAFGALALGLRMAIIETNLEQLWVEVGSRVSQELHYTKEKLGEEAAYTSQMLIQTSRQEGENILTPEALGLHLQAALTASKVQVSLYGKSWDLNKICYKSGVPLIENGMIERMIEKLFPCVILTPLDCFWEGAKLQGGSAYLPGRPDIQWTNLDPEQLLEELGPFASLEGFRELLDKAQVGQAYVGRPCLHPDDLHCPPSAPNHYSRQAPNVAHELSGGCHGFSHKFMHWQEELLLGGMARDPQGQLLRAEALQSTFLLMSPRQLYEHFRGDYQTHDIGWSEEQASTVLQAWQRRFVQLAQEALPENASQQIHAFSSTTLDDILHAFSEVSAARVVGGYLLMLAYACVTMLRWDCAQSQGAVGLAGVLLVALAVASGLGLCALLGITFNAATTQVLPFLALGIGVDDVFLLAHAFTEALPGTPLQERMGECLQRMGTSVVLTSINNMAAFLMAALVPIPALRAFSLQAAIVVGCTFVAVMLVFPAILSLDLRRRHCQRLDVLCCFSSPCSARVIQILPQELGDGTVPVGIAHLTATVQAFTHCEASSQHVVTILPPQAHLVPPPSDPLGSELFSPGGSTRDLLGQEEETRQKAACKSLPCARWNLAHFARYQFAPLLLQSHAKAIVLVLFGAFLGLSLYGATLVQDGLALTDVVPRGTKEHAFLSAQLRYFSLYEVALVTQGGFDYAHSQRALFDLHQRFSSLKAVLPPPATQAPRTWLHYYRNWLQGIQAAFDQDWASGRITRHSYRNGSEDGALAYKLLIQTGDAQEPLDFSQLTTRKLVDREGLIPPELFYMGLTVWVSSDPLGLAASQANFYPPPPEWLHDKYDTTGENLRIPPAQPLEFAQFPFLLRGLQKTADFVEAIEGARAACAEAGQAGVHAYPSGSPFLFWEQYLGLRRCFLLAVCILLVCTFLVCALLLLNPWTAGLIVLVLAMMTVELFGVMGFLGIKLSAIPVVILVASVGIGVEFTVHVALGFLTTQGSRNLRAARALEHTFAPVTDGAISTLLGLLMLAGSHFDFIVRYFFAALTVLTLLGLLHGLVLLPVLLSILGPPPEVIQMYKQSPEVLSPPAPQGGGLRWGASSSLPQSFARVTTSMTVAIHPPPLPGAYIHPASDETPWSPAATSSGNLSSRGPGPATG, encoded by the exons ATGACTCGATCGCCGCCCCTCAGAGAGCTGCCCCCGAGTTACACACCCCCAGCTCGAACCGCAGCATCCCAG ATCCTAGCTGGGAGCCTGAAGGCTCCGCTCTGGCTTCGTGCTTACTTCCAGGGCCTGCTCTTCTCTCTGGGATGCGGCATCCAGAGACACTGTGGCAAAGTGCTCTTTCTGGGACTGTTGGCCTTTGGGGCCCTGGCATTAGGTCTCCGCATGGCCATTATTGAGACAAACTTGGAACAGCTCTGGGTAGAAG TGGGCAGCCGGGTGAGCCAGGAGCTGCATTACACCAAGGAGAAGCTGGGGGAGGAGGCTGCATACACCTCTCAGATGCTGATACAGACCTCTCGCCAGGAGGGCGAGAACATCCTCACGCCCGAAGCActtggcctccacctccaggcaGCCCTCACTGCCAGTAAAGTCCAAGTATCACTCTATGGGAA GTCCTGGGATTTGAACAAAATCTGCTACAAGTCAGGAGTTCCCCTTATTGAAAATGGAATGATTGAGCGG ATGATTGAGAAGCTGTTTCCGTGTGTGATCCTCACCCCCCTTGACTGCTTCTGGGAGGGAGCCAAACTCCAAGGGGGCTCCGCCTATCTGCC CGGCCGCCCGGATATCCAGTGGACCAACCTGGACCCAGAGCAGCTGCTGGAGGAGCTGGGTCCCTTTGCCTCCCTTGAGGGCTTCCGGGAGTTGCTAGACAAGGCACAGGTGGGCCAGGCCTACGTGGGGCGGCCTTGTCTGCACCCTGATGACCTCCACTGCCCACCTAGTGCCCCCAACCATTACAGCAGGCAG GCTCCCAATGTGGCTCACGAGCTGAGCGGGGGCTGCCATGGCTTCTCCCACAAATTCATGCACTGGCAGGAGGAACTGCTGCTGGGAGGCATGGCCAGAGACCCCCAAGGACAGCTGCTGAG GGCAGAGGCCCTGCAGAGCACCTTCTTGCTGATGAGTCCCCGCCAGCTGTACGAGCATTTCCGGGGTGACTATCAGACGCATGACATTGGCTGGAGTGAGGAGCAGGCCAGCACAGTGCTACAAGCCTGGCAGCGGCGCTTTGTGCAG CTGGCCCAGGAGGCCTTGCCTGAGAACGCTTCCCAGCAGATCCACGCCTTCTCCTCCACCACCCTGGATGACATCCTGCATGCGTTCTCTGAAGTCAGTGCTGCCCGTGTGGTGGGAGGCTATCTGCTCATG CTGGCCTATGCCTGTGTGACCATGCTGCGGTGGGACTGCGCCCAGTCCCAGGGTGCCGTGGGCCTTGCCGGGGTACTGCTGGTGGCCCTGGCGGTGGCCTCAGGCCTTGGGCTCTGTGCCCTGCTCGGCATCACCTTCAATGCTGCCACTACCCAG GTGCTGCCCTTCTTGGCTCTGGGAATCGGCGTAGATGATGTATTCCTGCTGGCGCACGCCTTCACAGAGGCTCTGCCTGGCACCCCTCTCCAG GAGCGCATGGGCGAGTGTCTGCAGCGCATGGGCACCAGTGTCGTACTCACATCCATCAACAACATGGCCGCCTTCCTCATGGCTGCCCTCGTTCCCATCCCTGCGCTGCGAGCCTTCTCCCTACAG GCGGCCATAGTGGTTGGCTGCACCTTTGTAGCCGTGATGCTTGTCTTCCCAGCCATCCTCAGCCTGGACCTACGGCGGCGCCACTGCCAGCGCCTTGATGTGCTCTGCTGCTTCTCCAG TCCCTGCTCTGCTCGGGTGATTCAGATCCTGCCCCAGGAGCTGGGGGACGGGACAGTACCAGTGGGCATTGCCCACCTCACTGCCACCGTTCAAGCCTTTACCCACTGTGAAGCCAGCAGCCAGCATGTGGTCACCATCCTGCCTCCCCAAGCCCACCTGGTGCCTCCACCTTCTGACCCACTGGGCTCTGAGCTCTTCAGCCCTGGAGGGTCCACACGGGACCTTCTAGGCCAGGAGGAGGAGACAAGGCAGAAGGCAGCCTGCAAGTCCCTGCCCTGTGCCCGCTGGAATCTTGCCCATTTCGCCCGCTATCAGTTTGCTCCCTTGCTGCTCCAGTCACATGCCAAG GCCATCGTGCTGGTGCTCTTTGGCGCTTTTCTGGGCCTGAGCCTCTATGGAGCCACCTTGGTGCAAGACGGCCTGGCCCTGACGGATGTGGTGCCTCGGGGCACCAAGGAGCATGCCTTCCTGAGCGCCCAGCTCAGGTACTTCTCCCTGTACGAGGTGGCCCTGGTGACCCAGGGTGGCTTTGACTACGCCCACTCCCAACGCGCCCTCTTTGATCTGCACCAGCGCTTCAGTTCCCTCAAGGCGGTGCTGCCCCCACCGGCCACCCAGGCACCCCGCACCTGGCTGCACTATTACCGCAACTGGCTACAAG GAATCCAGGCTGCCTTTGACCAGGACTGGGCTTCTGGGCGCATCACCCGCCACTCGTACCGCAATGGCTCTGAGGATGGGGCCCTGGCCTACAAGCTGCTCATCCAGACCGGAGACGCCCAGGAGCCTCTGGATTTCAGCCAG CTGACCACAAGGAAGCTGGTGGACAGAGAGGGACTGATTCCACCTGAGCTCTTCTACATGGGGCTGACTGTGTGGGTGAGCAGTGACCCCCTGGGTCTGGCAGCCTCACAGGCCAACTTCTACCCCCCACCTCCTGAATGGCTGCATGACAAATACGACACCACGGGGGAGAACCTTCGCA TCCCACCAGCTCAGCCCTTGGAGTTTGCCCAGTTCCCCTTCCTGCTGCGTGGCCTCCAGAAGACTGCAGACTTTGTGGAGGCCATCGAGGGGGCCCGGGCAGCATGCGCAGAGGccggccaggctggggtgcacgcCTACCCCAGCGGCTCCCCCTTCCTCTTCTGGGAGCAGTATCTGGGCCTGCGGCGCTGCTTCCTGCTGGCTGTCTGCATTCTGCTGGTGTGCACTTTCCTCGTCTGTGCCCTGCTGCTCCTCAACCCCTGGACAGCTGGCCTCATA GTGCTGGTCCTGGCGATGATGACGGTGGAACTCTTTGGTGTCATGGGTTTCCTGGGCATCAAGCTGAGCGCCATCCCCGTGGTGATCCTTGTGGCCTCTGTAGGCATTGGCGTTGAGTTCACAGTCCACGTGGCTCTG GGCTTCCTGACCACCCAGGGCAGCCGGAACCTGCGAGCCGCCCGTGCCCTTGAGCACACATTTGCCCCCGTGACCGATGGGGCCATCTCCACATTGCTGGGTCTGCTCATGCTTGCTGGTTCCCACTTTGACTTCATTGTAAG gtacTTCTTTGCGGCGCTGACGGTACTTACGCTCCTGGGCCTCCTCCATGGACTCGTGCTGCTGCCTGTGCTGCTGTCCATCCTGGGGCCACCACCAGAG GTGATACAGATGTACAAGCAAAGCCCAGAGGTCCTGAGTCCACCAGCTCCACAGGGAGGCGGGCTTAGGTGGGGGGcatcctcctccctgccccagagCTTTGCCAGAGTGACTACCTCCATGACCGTGGCCATCCACCCACCCCCCCTGCCTGGTGCCTACATCCATCCAGCCTCTGATGAGACCCCTTGGTCCCCTGCTGCCACCAGCTCTGGCAACCTCAGTTCCAGGGGACCAGGTCCAGCCACTGGGTGA
- the PTCH2 gene encoding protein patched homolog 2 isoform X3 codes for MAIIETNLEQLWVEVGSRVSQELHYTKEKLGEEAAYTSQMLIQTSRQEGENILTPEALGLHLQAALTASKVQVSLYGKSWDLNKICYKSGVPLIENGMIERMIEKLFPCVILTPLDCFWEGAKLQGGSAYLPGRPDIQWTNLDPEQLLEELGPFASLEGFRELLDKAQVGQAYVGRPCLHPDDLHCPPSAPNHYSRQAPNVAHELSGGCHGFSHKFMHWQEELLLGGMARDPQGQLLRAEALQSTFLLMSPRQLYEHFRGDYQTHDIGWSEEQASTVLQAWQRRFVQLAQEALPENASQQIHAFSSTTLDDILHAFSEVSAARVVGGYLLMLAYACVTMLRWDCAQSQGAVGLAGVLLVALAVASGLGLCALLGITFNAATTQVLPFLALGIGVDDVFLLAHAFTEALPGTPLQERMGECLQRMGTSVVLTSINNMAAFLMAALVPIPALRAFSLQAAIVVGCTFVAVMLVFPAILSLDLRRRHCQRLDVLCCFSSPCSARVIQILPQELGDGTVPVGIAHLTATVQAFTHCEASSQHVVTILPPQAHLVPPPSDPLGSELFSPGGSTRDLLGQEEETRQKAACKSLPCARWNLAHFARYQFAPLLLQSHAKAIVLVLFGAFLGLSLYGATLVQDGLALTDVVPRGTKEHAFLSAQLRYFSLYEVALVTQGGFDYAHSQRALFDLHQRFSSLKAVLPPPATQAPRTWLHYYRNWLQGIQAAFDQDWASGRITRHSYRNGSEDGALAYKLLIQTGDAQEPLDFSQLTTRKLVDREGLIPPELFYMGLTVWVSSDPLGLAASQANFYPPPPEWLHDKYDTTGENLRIPPAQPLEFAQFPFLLRGLQKTADFVEAIEGARAACAEAGQAGVHAYPSGSPFLFWEQYLGLRRCFLLAVCILLVCTFLVCALLLLNPWTAGLIVLVLAMMTVELFGVMGFLGIKLSAIPVVILVASVGIGVEFTVHVALGFLTTQGSRNLRAARALEHTFAPVTDGAISTLLGLLMLAGSHFDFIVRYFFAALTVLTLLGLLHGLVLLPVLLSILGPPPEVIQMYKQSPEVLSPPAPQGGGLRWGASSSLPQSFARVTTSMTVAIHPPPLPGAYIHPASDETPWSPAATSSGNLSSRGPGPATG; via the exons ATGGCCATTATTGAGACAAACTTGGAACAGCTCTGGGTAGAAG TGGGCAGCCGGGTGAGCCAGGAGCTGCATTACACCAAGGAGAAGCTGGGGGAGGAGGCTGCATACACCTCTCAGATGCTGATACAGACCTCTCGCCAGGAGGGCGAGAACATCCTCACGCCCGAAGCActtggcctccacctccaggcaGCCCTCACTGCCAGTAAAGTCCAAGTATCACTCTATGGGAA GTCCTGGGATTTGAACAAAATCTGCTACAAGTCAGGAGTTCCCCTTATTGAAAATGGAATGATTGAGCGG ATGATTGAGAAGCTGTTTCCGTGTGTGATCCTCACCCCCCTTGACTGCTTCTGGGAGGGAGCCAAACTCCAAGGGGGCTCCGCCTATCTGCC CGGCCGCCCGGATATCCAGTGGACCAACCTGGACCCAGAGCAGCTGCTGGAGGAGCTGGGTCCCTTTGCCTCCCTTGAGGGCTTCCGGGAGTTGCTAGACAAGGCACAGGTGGGCCAGGCCTACGTGGGGCGGCCTTGTCTGCACCCTGATGACCTCCACTGCCCACCTAGTGCCCCCAACCATTACAGCAGGCAG GCTCCCAATGTGGCTCACGAGCTGAGCGGGGGCTGCCATGGCTTCTCCCACAAATTCATGCACTGGCAGGAGGAACTGCTGCTGGGAGGCATGGCCAGAGACCCCCAAGGACAGCTGCTGAG GGCAGAGGCCCTGCAGAGCACCTTCTTGCTGATGAGTCCCCGCCAGCTGTACGAGCATTTCCGGGGTGACTATCAGACGCATGACATTGGCTGGAGTGAGGAGCAGGCCAGCACAGTGCTACAAGCCTGGCAGCGGCGCTTTGTGCAG CTGGCCCAGGAGGCCTTGCCTGAGAACGCTTCCCAGCAGATCCACGCCTTCTCCTCCACCACCCTGGATGACATCCTGCATGCGTTCTCTGAAGTCAGTGCTGCCCGTGTGGTGGGAGGCTATCTGCTCATG CTGGCCTATGCCTGTGTGACCATGCTGCGGTGGGACTGCGCCCAGTCCCAGGGTGCCGTGGGCCTTGCCGGGGTACTGCTGGTGGCCCTGGCGGTGGCCTCAGGCCTTGGGCTCTGTGCCCTGCTCGGCATCACCTTCAATGCTGCCACTACCCAG GTGCTGCCCTTCTTGGCTCTGGGAATCGGCGTAGATGATGTATTCCTGCTGGCGCACGCCTTCACAGAGGCTCTGCCTGGCACCCCTCTCCAG GAGCGCATGGGCGAGTGTCTGCAGCGCATGGGCACCAGTGTCGTACTCACATCCATCAACAACATGGCCGCCTTCCTCATGGCTGCCCTCGTTCCCATCCCTGCGCTGCGAGCCTTCTCCCTACAG GCGGCCATAGTGGTTGGCTGCACCTTTGTAGCCGTGATGCTTGTCTTCCCAGCCATCCTCAGCCTGGACCTACGGCGGCGCCACTGCCAGCGCCTTGATGTGCTCTGCTGCTTCTCCAG TCCCTGCTCTGCTCGGGTGATTCAGATCCTGCCCCAGGAGCTGGGGGACGGGACAGTACCAGTGGGCATTGCCCACCTCACTGCCACCGTTCAAGCCTTTACCCACTGTGAAGCCAGCAGCCAGCATGTGGTCACCATCCTGCCTCCCCAAGCCCACCTGGTGCCTCCACCTTCTGACCCACTGGGCTCTGAGCTCTTCAGCCCTGGAGGGTCCACACGGGACCTTCTAGGCCAGGAGGAGGAGACAAGGCAGAAGGCAGCCTGCAAGTCCCTGCCCTGTGCCCGCTGGAATCTTGCCCATTTCGCCCGCTATCAGTTTGCTCCCTTGCTGCTCCAGTCACATGCCAAG GCCATCGTGCTGGTGCTCTTTGGCGCTTTTCTGGGCCTGAGCCTCTATGGAGCCACCTTGGTGCAAGACGGCCTGGCCCTGACGGATGTGGTGCCTCGGGGCACCAAGGAGCATGCCTTCCTGAGCGCCCAGCTCAGGTACTTCTCCCTGTACGAGGTGGCCCTGGTGACCCAGGGTGGCTTTGACTACGCCCACTCCCAACGCGCCCTCTTTGATCTGCACCAGCGCTTCAGTTCCCTCAAGGCGGTGCTGCCCCCACCGGCCACCCAGGCACCCCGCACCTGGCTGCACTATTACCGCAACTGGCTACAAG GAATCCAGGCTGCCTTTGACCAGGACTGGGCTTCTGGGCGCATCACCCGCCACTCGTACCGCAATGGCTCTGAGGATGGGGCCCTGGCCTACAAGCTGCTCATCCAGACCGGAGACGCCCAGGAGCCTCTGGATTTCAGCCAG CTGACCACAAGGAAGCTGGTGGACAGAGAGGGACTGATTCCACCTGAGCTCTTCTACATGGGGCTGACTGTGTGGGTGAGCAGTGACCCCCTGGGTCTGGCAGCCTCACAGGCCAACTTCTACCCCCCACCTCCTGAATGGCTGCATGACAAATACGACACCACGGGGGAGAACCTTCGCA TCCCACCAGCTCAGCCCTTGGAGTTTGCCCAGTTCCCCTTCCTGCTGCGTGGCCTCCAGAAGACTGCAGACTTTGTGGAGGCCATCGAGGGGGCCCGGGCAGCATGCGCAGAGGccggccaggctggggtgcacgcCTACCCCAGCGGCTCCCCCTTCCTCTTCTGGGAGCAGTATCTGGGCCTGCGGCGCTGCTTCCTGCTGGCTGTCTGCATTCTGCTGGTGTGCACTTTCCTCGTCTGTGCCCTGCTGCTCCTCAACCCCTGGACAGCTGGCCTCATA GTGCTGGTCCTGGCGATGATGACGGTGGAACTCTTTGGTGTCATGGGTTTCCTGGGCATCAAGCTGAGCGCCATCCCCGTGGTGATCCTTGTGGCCTCTGTAGGCATTGGCGTTGAGTTCACAGTCCACGTGGCTCTG GGCTTCCTGACCACCCAGGGCAGCCGGAACCTGCGAGCCGCCCGTGCCCTTGAGCACACATTTGCCCCCGTGACCGATGGGGCCATCTCCACATTGCTGGGTCTGCTCATGCTTGCTGGTTCCCACTTTGACTTCATTGTAAG gtacTTCTTTGCGGCGCTGACGGTACTTACGCTCCTGGGCCTCCTCCATGGACTCGTGCTGCTGCCTGTGCTGCTGTCCATCCTGGGGCCACCACCAGAG GTGATACAGATGTACAAGCAAAGCCCAGAGGTCCTGAGTCCACCAGCTCCACAGGGAGGCGGGCTTAGGTGGGGGGcatcctcctccctgccccagagCTTTGCCAGAGTGACTACCTCCATGACCGTGGCCATCCACCCACCCCCCCTGCCTGGTGCCTACATCCATCCAGCCTCTGATGAGACCCCTTGGTCCCCTGCTGCCACCAGCTCTGGCAACCTCAGTTCCAGGGGACCAGGTCCAGCCACTGGGTGA
- the PTCH2 gene encoding protein patched homolog 2 isoform X2: MTRSPPLRELPPSYTPPARTAASQILAGSLKAPLWLRAYFQGLLFSLGCGIQRHCGKVLFLGLLAFGALALGLRMAIIETNLEQLWVEVGSRVSQELHYTKEKLGEEAAYTSQMLIQTSRQEGENILTPEALGLHLQAALTASKVQVSLYGKSWDLNKICYKSGVPLIENGMIERMIEKLFPCVILTPLDCFWEGAKLQGGSAYLPGRPDIQWTNLDPEQLLEELGPFASLEGFRELLDKAQVGQAYVGRPCLHPDDLHCPPSAPNHYSRQAPNVAHELSGGCHGFSHKFMHWQEELLLGGMARDPQGQLLRAEALQSTFLLMSPRQLYEHFRGDYQTHDIGWSEEQASTVLQAWQRRFVQLAQEALPENASQQIHAFSSTTLDDILHAFSEVSAARVVGGYLLMLAYACVTMLRWDCAQSQGAVGLAGVLLVALAVASGLGLCALLGITFNAATTQERMGECLQRMGTSVVLTSINNMAAFLMAALVPIPALRAFSLQAAIVVGCTFVAVMLVFPAILSLDLRRRHCQRLDVLCCFSSPCSARVIQILPQELGDGTVPVGIAHLTATVQAFTHCEASSQHVVTILPPQAHLVPPPSDPLGSELFSPGGSTRDLLGQEEETRQKAACKSLPCARWNLAHFARYQFAPLLLQSHAKAIVLVLFGAFLGLSLYGATLVQDGLALTDVVPRGTKEHAFLSAQLRYFSLYEVALVTQGGFDYAHSQRALFDLHQRFSSLKAVLPPPATQAPRTWLHYYRNWLQGIQAAFDQDWASGRITRHSYRNGSEDGALAYKLLIQTGDAQEPLDFSQLTTRKLVDREGLIPPELFYMGLTVWVSSDPLGLAASQANFYPPPPEWLHDKYDTTGENLRIPPAQPLEFAQFPFLLRGLQKTADFVEAIEGARAACAEAGQAGVHAYPSGSPFLFWEQYLGLRRCFLLAVCILLVCTFLVCALLLLNPWTAGLIVLVLAMMTVELFGVMGFLGIKLSAIPVVILVASVGIGVEFTVHVALGFLTTQGSRNLRAARALEHTFAPVTDGAISTLLGLLMLAGSHFDFIVRYFFAALTVLTLLGLLHGLVLLPVLLSILGPPPEVIQMYKQSPEVLSPPAPQGGGLRWGASSSLPQSFARVTTSMTVAIHPPPLPGAYIHPASDETPWSPAATSSGNLSSRGPGPATG, encoded by the exons ATGACTCGATCGCCGCCCCTCAGAGAGCTGCCCCCGAGTTACACACCCCCAGCTCGAACCGCAGCATCCCAG ATCCTAGCTGGGAGCCTGAAGGCTCCGCTCTGGCTTCGTGCTTACTTCCAGGGCCTGCTCTTCTCTCTGGGATGCGGCATCCAGAGACACTGTGGCAAAGTGCTCTTTCTGGGACTGTTGGCCTTTGGGGCCCTGGCATTAGGTCTCCGCATGGCCATTATTGAGACAAACTTGGAACAGCTCTGGGTAGAAG TGGGCAGCCGGGTGAGCCAGGAGCTGCATTACACCAAGGAGAAGCTGGGGGAGGAGGCTGCATACACCTCTCAGATGCTGATACAGACCTCTCGCCAGGAGGGCGAGAACATCCTCACGCCCGAAGCActtggcctccacctccaggcaGCCCTCACTGCCAGTAAAGTCCAAGTATCACTCTATGGGAA GTCCTGGGATTTGAACAAAATCTGCTACAAGTCAGGAGTTCCCCTTATTGAAAATGGAATGATTGAGCGG ATGATTGAGAAGCTGTTTCCGTGTGTGATCCTCACCCCCCTTGACTGCTTCTGGGAGGGAGCCAAACTCCAAGGGGGCTCCGCCTATCTGCC CGGCCGCCCGGATATCCAGTGGACCAACCTGGACCCAGAGCAGCTGCTGGAGGAGCTGGGTCCCTTTGCCTCCCTTGAGGGCTTCCGGGAGTTGCTAGACAAGGCACAGGTGGGCCAGGCCTACGTGGGGCGGCCTTGTCTGCACCCTGATGACCTCCACTGCCCACCTAGTGCCCCCAACCATTACAGCAGGCAG GCTCCCAATGTGGCTCACGAGCTGAGCGGGGGCTGCCATGGCTTCTCCCACAAATTCATGCACTGGCAGGAGGAACTGCTGCTGGGAGGCATGGCCAGAGACCCCCAAGGACAGCTGCTGAG GGCAGAGGCCCTGCAGAGCACCTTCTTGCTGATGAGTCCCCGCCAGCTGTACGAGCATTTCCGGGGTGACTATCAGACGCATGACATTGGCTGGAGTGAGGAGCAGGCCAGCACAGTGCTACAAGCCTGGCAGCGGCGCTTTGTGCAG CTGGCCCAGGAGGCCTTGCCTGAGAACGCTTCCCAGCAGATCCACGCCTTCTCCTCCACCACCCTGGATGACATCCTGCATGCGTTCTCTGAAGTCAGTGCTGCCCGTGTGGTGGGAGGCTATCTGCTCATG CTGGCCTATGCCTGTGTGACCATGCTGCGGTGGGACTGCGCCCAGTCCCAGGGTGCCGTGGGCCTTGCCGGGGTACTGCTGGTGGCCCTGGCGGTGGCCTCAGGCCTTGGGCTCTGTGCCCTGCTCGGCATCACCTTCAATGCTGCCACTACCCAG GAGCGCATGGGCGAGTGTCTGCAGCGCATGGGCACCAGTGTCGTACTCACATCCATCAACAACATGGCCGCCTTCCTCATGGCTGCCCTCGTTCCCATCCCTGCGCTGCGAGCCTTCTCCCTACAG GCGGCCATAGTGGTTGGCTGCACCTTTGTAGCCGTGATGCTTGTCTTCCCAGCCATCCTCAGCCTGGACCTACGGCGGCGCCACTGCCAGCGCCTTGATGTGCTCTGCTGCTTCTCCAG TCCCTGCTCTGCTCGGGTGATTCAGATCCTGCCCCAGGAGCTGGGGGACGGGACAGTACCAGTGGGCATTGCCCACCTCACTGCCACCGTTCAAGCCTTTACCCACTGTGAAGCCAGCAGCCAGCATGTGGTCACCATCCTGCCTCCCCAAGCCCACCTGGTGCCTCCACCTTCTGACCCACTGGGCTCTGAGCTCTTCAGCCCTGGAGGGTCCACACGGGACCTTCTAGGCCAGGAGGAGGAGACAAGGCAGAAGGCAGCCTGCAAGTCCCTGCCCTGTGCCCGCTGGAATCTTGCCCATTTCGCCCGCTATCAGTTTGCTCCCTTGCTGCTCCAGTCACATGCCAAG GCCATCGTGCTGGTGCTCTTTGGCGCTTTTCTGGGCCTGAGCCTCTATGGAGCCACCTTGGTGCAAGACGGCCTGGCCCTGACGGATGTGGTGCCTCGGGGCACCAAGGAGCATGCCTTCCTGAGCGCCCAGCTCAGGTACTTCTCCCTGTACGAGGTGGCCCTGGTGACCCAGGGTGGCTTTGACTACGCCCACTCCCAACGCGCCCTCTTTGATCTGCACCAGCGCTTCAGTTCCCTCAAGGCGGTGCTGCCCCCACCGGCCACCCAGGCACCCCGCACCTGGCTGCACTATTACCGCAACTGGCTACAAG GAATCCAGGCTGCCTTTGACCAGGACTGGGCTTCTGGGCGCATCACCCGCCACTCGTACCGCAATGGCTCTGAGGATGGGGCCCTGGCCTACAAGCTGCTCATCCAGACCGGAGACGCCCAGGAGCCTCTGGATTTCAGCCAG CTGACCACAAGGAAGCTGGTGGACAGAGAGGGACTGATTCCACCTGAGCTCTTCTACATGGGGCTGACTGTGTGGGTGAGCAGTGACCCCCTGGGTCTGGCAGCCTCACAGGCCAACTTCTACCCCCCACCTCCTGAATGGCTGCATGACAAATACGACACCACGGGGGAGAACCTTCGCA TCCCACCAGCTCAGCCCTTGGAGTTTGCCCAGTTCCCCTTCCTGCTGCGTGGCCTCCAGAAGACTGCAGACTTTGTGGAGGCCATCGAGGGGGCCCGGGCAGCATGCGCAGAGGccggccaggctggggtgcacgcCTACCCCAGCGGCTCCCCCTTCCTCTTCTGGGAGCAGTATCTGGGCCTGCGGCGCTGCTTCCTGCTGGCTGTCTGCATTCTGCTGGTGTGCACTTTCCTCGTCTGTGCCCTGCTGCTCCTCAACCCCTGGACAGCTGGCCTCATA GTGCTGGTCCTGGCGATGATGACGGTGGAACTCTTTGGTGTCATGGGTTTCCTGGGCATCAAGCTGAGCGCCATCCCCGTGGTGATCCTTGTGGCCTCTGTAGGCATTGGCGTTGAGTTCACAGTCCACGTGGCTCTG GGCTTCCTGACCACCCAGGGCAGCCGGAACCTGCGAGCCGCCCGTGCCCTTGAGCACACATTTGCCCCCGTGACCGATGGGGCCATCTCCACATTGCTGGGTCTGCTCATGCTTGCTGGTTCCCACTTTGACTTCATTGTAAG gtacTTCTTTGCGGCGCTGACGGTACTTACGCTCCTGGGCCTCCTCCATGGACTCGTGCTGCTGCCTGTGCTGCTGTCCATCCTGGGGCCACCACCAGAG GTGATACAGATGTACAAGCAAAGCCCAGAGGTCCTGAGTCCACCAGCTCCACAGGGAGGCGGGCTTAGGTGGGGGGcatcctcctccctgccccagagCTTTGCCAGAGTGACTACCTCCATGACCGTGGCCATCCACCCACCCCCCCTGCCTGGTGCCTACATCCATCCAGCCTCTGATGAGACCCCTTGGTCCCCTGCTGCCACCAGCTCTGGCAACCTCAGTTCCAGGGGACCAGGTCCAGCCACTGGGTGA